The Magnolia sinica isolate HGM2019 chromosome 10, MsV1, whole genome shotgun sequence genome includes a window with the following:
- the LOC131217059 gene encoding protein HEADING DATE REPRESSOR 1 isoform X2 yields MGTPKSDQKRPDGLIDGFSATSPTKIFWNSRKRTANGQSLDQVMEESLKEGSKTDDPMGATEKMEDKTPVLSDRRKALFEPLEPTNISNERRLRPSAETLLPPPDFDDASYPRGWLVGKKRKLVNVDVVESMRRIAVQEMNRKRDRRPERAVGRRCAVPGTPAAAASARKKQAGRCGEGESPA; encoded by the exons ATGGGCACACCAAAATCAGATCAGAAGAGGCCTGATGGGCTTATAGATGGCTTCTCTGCAACCTCTCCTACAAAGATCTTCTGGAATTCTAGAAAACGAactg CCAATGGCCAGAGTTTGGACCAGGTGATGGAGGAAAGCCTGAAAGAAGGTAGCAAAACTGATGATCCAATGGGAGCCACAGAAAAAATGGAGGACAAAACACCTGTGCTCTCTGATCGTCGAAAGGCACTCTTTGAACCATTGGAGCCAACAAACATCTCGAATGAGCGACGGCTGCGGCCGTCGGCAGAAACATTGCTCCCACCGCCGGATTTTGATGATGCATCTTACCCGCGCGGCTGGCTCGTCGGGAAGAAACGGAAGTTGGTTAATGTGGACGTTGTCGAGAGCATGCGGCGGATTGCAGTTCAAGAAATGAACAGGAAG AGAGATCGACGGCCTGAACGAGCAGTTGGAAGAAGATGCGCGGTGCCTGGAACACCTGCAGCTGCAGCTTCTGCAAGAAAAAAGCAAGCGGGCCGATGTGGAGAGGGAGAAAGCCCTGCTTAA
- the LOC131217059 gene encoding protein HEADING DATE REPRESSOR 1 isoform X1 codes for MGTPKSDQKRPDGLIDGFSATSPTKIFWNSRKRTANGQSLDQVMEESLKEGSKTDDPMGATEKMEDKTPVLSDRRKALFEPLEPTNISNERRLRPSAETLLPPPDFDDASYPRGWLVGKKRKLVNVDVVESMRRIAVQEMNRKDREIDGLNEQLEEDARCLEHLQLQLLQEKSKRADVEREKALLKEQVSMLMSMLQENENDIGMDDEHGPSDDS; via the exons ATGGGCACACCAAAATCAGATCAGAAGAGGCCTGATGGGCTTATAGATGGCTTCTCTGCAACCTCTCCTACAAAGATCTTCTGGAATTCTAGAAAACGAactg CCAATGGCCAGAGTTTGGACCAGGTGATGGAGGAAAGCCTGAAAGAAGGTAGCAAAACTGATGATCCAATGGGAGCCACAGAAAAAATGGAGGACAAAACACCTGTGCTCTCTGATCGTCGAAAGGCACTCTTTGAACCATTGGAGCCAACAAACATCTCGAATGAGCGACGGCTGCGGCCGTCGGCAGAAACATTGCTCCCACCGCCGGATTTTGATGATGCATCTTACCCGCGCGGCTGGCTCGTCGGGAAGAAACGGAAGTTGGTTAATGTGGACGTTGTCGAGAGCATGCGGCGGATTGCAGTTCAAGAAATGAACAGGAAG GACAGAGAGATCGACGGCCTGAACGAGCAGTTGGAAGAAGATGCGCGGTGCCTGGAACACCTGCAGCTGCAGCTTCTGCAAGAAAAAAGCAAGCGGGCCGATGTGGAGAGGGAGAAAGCCCTGCTTAAAGAACAGGTATCAATGCTGATGAGCATGCTGCAGGAGAACGAAAACGACATAGGAATGGACGACGAACATGGGCCGTCGGATGATTCTTGA